A genomic segment from Agrobacterium vitis encodes:
- a CDS encoding phage tail protein, with protein MAIFSGIAAIVSGVASALGAVSTFIGGMGIIGSTLLKAAVGVGLNYLASAVAGKNKASTASFAVNGQLQSGGTVPRSVIFGMTATAGSLVYANTWGNAGKTPNAYVTQVIALADAPIKSLLVAVVNGVACEIDFDHPHAEYGWPVLDYRKGNTDYLWLKFYDGTQTQADSFLVNRVSSTARPYENTRVGHGVAYVIATSRVNQELFSGFPSFKFVLDGMRLYDPSKDSSVGGNGAQRWSDASTWGGDGDRLPVVQLYALMRGIRWNGQWLYGLQTVTERRLPASHWIAQIGKCRTLIEGADGMEATYRSGAEVQVSAAIQDAAQAMLTACNGRLAEIGGTYKPFIGVSDEPVMTFTDADILSTEEQSFTPFFGLSDTINGISASYPSQDDAWNMTEAPPLYNSDYEVEDGNRRLLSDVSLDFVPYAAQVQRLMQSALKEARRARRHTISMPPKFGALEPGDIVATSSNRNGYIEKRFRVDGVLDQPNLDVVLDITEVDPTDYGWNQGTDYKPPVTGSLSSGVPAAQPMYGWKAEPATIFDANGNARRPSIKVICAPDQDDVANVWVQVRLKASQMVVFDSNATAYAAPFEWILNGTFLSASLYQARGRFVPYSNRTTEWGDWIDVLTPDVRFLAGADYDPYEGAVGLSGLDDDLASYQDWIGSGLRDVQATLEELDVRIAGLDLGTAYARQQLRQQIKAVADGITADWSLAVDVVASANAATASRVETLTASFNSVTASFTSQITALGSADTGLSKRIDTLSASLASSSSSLSSRADALAAADTALSSRVDTLAASLADTKTGLQNTATAVSTLQASVATTNGNVSSIATALTSLTAASASGDVSTANFRMSAMGGPAGYARIGAEARQGGNGSWRSAAWYLDVPNDANLPSRFVVEAGQFLVVAGGNLNNPFVVDGAAVRMNVANIGTVTAGEIRSSNGKMVISLNAGTIVISS; from the coding sequence ATGGCAATCTTTTCTGGCATCGCCGCCATTGTCAGCGGCGTGGCGTCGGCACTTGGCGCGGTCTCAACCTTTATCGGTGGTATGGGCATCATCGGCTCGACACTGCTGAAGGCGGCGGTCGGGGTTGGCTTGAACTATCTGGCCTCGGCTGTCGCTGGCAAGAACAAGGCTTCGACGGCAAGCTTTGCCGTCAATGGGCAATTGCAGTCCGGTGGCACCGTGCCGCGTTCGGTCATCTTCGGGATGACTGCCACGGCTGGTTCTCTGGTTTATGCCAATACCTGGGGCAACGCAGGCAAAACACCGAATGCCTATGTCACGCAGGTCATTGCGCTGGCCGATGCGCCGATTAAGTCGCTGCTGGTGGCGGTGGTCAATGGCGTGGCCTGCGAGATCGATTTCGATCATCCGCACGCCGAATACGGCTGGCCGGTGCTCGATTACCGCAAGGGCAATACCGATTACCTTTGGCTCAAATTTTACGATGGCACGCAGACCCAAGCGGATAGCTTTCTGGTCAACCGCGTCTCGTCCACGGCCCGGCCTTATGAGAATACCCGCGTCGGCCATGGTGTTGCCTATGTGATTGCCACCTCGCGCGTGAACCAGGAGCTGTTTTCCGGCTTCCCATCCTTCAAGTTCGTGCTGGACGGAATGCGGCTTTACGATCCATCCAAGGATAGCTCGGTTGGCGGCAATGGTGCGCAGCGCTGGAGCGACGCCTCGACCTGGGGCGGCGACGGCGACAGGCTGCCTGTTGTCCAGCTCTATGCCCTGATGCGGGGTATCCGCTGGAACGGTCAATGGCTCTATGGCCTCCAGACCGTCACCGAACGGCGTTTGCCTGCCAGTCACTGGATTGCCCAGATCGGCAAATGCCGCACCTTGATCGAAGGCGCTGATGGCATGGAGGCCACCTACCGCTCCGGCGCTGAGGTGCAGGTCAGTGCGGCCATCCAAGACGCGGCACAAGCGATGCTGACCGCCTGCAATGGGAGGCTTGCGGAGATTGGCGGCACCTATAAGCCGTTTATCGGCGTGTCGGACGAACCGGTCATGACCTTCACCGACGCCGATATTCTGTCCACGGAAGAGCAGAGCTTTACACCTTTCTTCGGCCTGTCCGATACCATCAACGGGATTTCTGCGTCCTATCCATCGCAAGATGACGCCTGGAACATGACGGAAGCCCCGCCGCTCTATAACAGCGACTATGAGGTGGAAGACGGCAACCGCCGTCTGCTGTCTGATGTCAGTCTCGATTTTGTGCCTTACGCTGCGCAGGTGCAGCGGCTGATGCAATCGGCCTTGAAGGAGGCGCGTCGCGCCCGCCGTCATACCATTTCCATGCCGCCAAAGTTTGGGGCATTGGAGCCGGGTGACATTGTCGCCACGTCCAGCAATCGCAACGGCTATATCGAGAAGCGGTTTCGGGTTGATGGCGTTCTCGATCAGCCCAACCTTGATGTGGTTTTGGATATCACGGAAGTCGATCCGACCGATTACGGCTGGAACCAGGGCACGGATTATAAGCCGCCGGTCACCGGCAGTCTGTCCAGCGGGGTGCCTGCTGCACAACCCATGTACGGCTGGAAGGCCGAGCCGGCGACGATCTTCGATGCCAATGGCAATGCCCGGCGCCCATCCATCAAGGTGATCTGTGCGCCGGATCAGGATGACGTGGCCAATGTCTGGGTGCAAGTGCGCCTGAAGGCGAGCCAGATGGTGGTGTTCGACAGCAATGCCACCGCCTATGCTGCCCCGTTTGAGTGGATCTTGAACGGCACGTTCCTGTCAGCCTCGCTCTATCAGGCGCGGGGCCGGTTCGTGCCTTATTCCAATCGCACCACCGAATGGGGCGACTGGATCGATGTGCTGACGCCGGATGTGCGGTTTTTGGCTGGGGCCGATTATGATCCGTATGAGGGCGCAGTCGGCCTGTCGGGCCTGGACGATGATCTCGCCAGCTATCAGGACTGGATCGGCTCTGGCCTGCGCGATGTGCAGGCAACCCTGGAGGAACTGGATGTGCGCATTGCCGGTCTGGATCTGGGAACGGCTTATGCCCGTCAGCAATTGCGCCAGCAGATCAAGGCGGTTGCCGATGGCATCACGGCGGATTGGAGCCTTGCCGTTGATGTGGTGGCCTCTGCCAATGCAGCCACGGCCAGCCGGGTCGAGACGCTGACCGCCAGCTTTAACAGCGTCACGGCCAGCTTTACCTCGCAGATCACCGCCCTTGGCAGTGCCGATACAGGTCTTTCAAAGCGCATCGATACCTTGTCGGCCTCGCTCGCGTCGTCGTCATCTAGCTTGTCATCGCGGGCCGATGCACTGGCCGCAGCCGATACGGCCCTGTCGAGCCGTGTCGATACCCTGGCCGCCTCGCTGGCGGATACCAAGACAGGCCTCCAGAATACCGCCACCGCCGTCTCGACCCTGCAAGCCAGTGTCGCCACCACCAATGGCAATGTCTCATCGATTGCCACAGCGCTGACCTCGCTGACGGCAGCCTCTGCCAGCGGCGATGTCTCCACTGCCAATTTCCGAATGTCCGCCATGGGCGGGCCTGCGGGCTATGCCCGTATCGGTGCGGAAGCGCGACAGGGCGGCAATGGAAGCTGGCGCAGTGCGGCCTGGTATCTCGATGTCCCCAATGACGCGAACCTGCCCAGCCGGTTCGTGGTCGAGGCCGGGCAATTCCTCGTCGTTGCCGGTGGCAATCTCAATAACCCGTTCGTGGTCGATGGTGCTGCCGTGCGGATGAATGTCGCCAATATCGGCACGGTGACAGCCGGTGAGATCCGCAGTTCAAACGGCAAGATGGTCATTTCGCTCAACGCAGGCACGATTGTGATTTCTTCATGA
- a CDS encoding GNAT family N-acetyltransferase, giving the protein MVRSGTISDRFAVIALLRDSHAAAGYTFRFEAVRADALYRLHLDNPMACALLLERDGIVCGLLMASAFDHPFGAGLMAKETVWFIAPQARGRSGLIMLDAYEAWAKSIGCISIGMAALATNDVSSLYLRRGYAPAETHFIKPI; this is encoded by the coding sequence ATGGTTAGGTCCGGCACGATATCCGACCGGTTTGCCGTCATCGCCTTGCTGCGGGACAGTCATGCAGCGGCGGGCTATACCTTCCGGTTCGAGGCGGTGCGGGCCGATGCGCTGTATCGCCTGCACCTCGATAATCCGATGGCGTGTGCGCTGCTGCTGGAGCGTGACGGCATTGTCTGTGGCCTCTTGATGGCCTCAGCTTTCGATCATCCCTTCGGGGCGGGTCTGATGGCCAAGGAAACGGTGTGGTTCATTGCACCGCAGGCGCGGGGTCGCTCCGGCCTTATCATGCTCGATGCCTATGAGGCATGGGCCAAATCCATCGGCTGCATCTCCATCGGCATGGCGGCGCTTGCCACCAACGATGTGTCGAGCCTCTATCTCCGGCGCGGTTATGCGCCTGCCGAGACGCATTTTATAAAACCCATCTGA
- a CDS encoding tape measure protein, with amino-acid sequence MATDLERLVVQLSADIKGYQREMQKAATVTSSQARAIENRLKKMDGRFSALGTSMARGLIAPLAGISAALTVDSVIHYADAWTSAKNSLAVAGVVGVSQVAVLDQIYNSAQRNAAPIGAMADLFGKAAQSGDALGASQADLLKFTDGVGTALKIEGKSATQAQGALTQLGQLLGSTRVQAEEFNSVNEGARPILIAVANGLSAAGGSVSKLKQLVNDGAVSNRDFFQSFLKGLPTIQGMAANATQTIEQGVTKVNNAFTRYIGQTDESLGASQRLVAGLNALANDFEHTADVVLKLASVIAAALVGRSIALMIANLGLATAAVTRLIAALRAASSMASIATAISGIGAAAGPLGLIIGGTVVGALALFSSSSAEASQAAKTYAQALAQVQERAKEAATSVEGAANSISERTRNALSGGVDEGKANIEAAKTAVLDLFTQIIDNAPRRLITEDQLKSLSDLRDGLKDGKVTAAGASDALYALANSNPKFQKLADQLAPLLDRLKEAVAATALLQKQLGNVSTIDPKVAAGYGQYSKSRQQGEEMLRLGKAYADEAQRQNTLSKDQLAVEKEIAKIKADLQKNGGYLPDDQIRKLAQSNVTADNQRSSSSDKKTSVPRATADDRLDMDIQSIRDRTAALVEEQAAVGQSYREQEKRRMALDLEQQALQDAREEARRNNDENWRTVQLTPEQIAKINAASEAYAEQADILRKVEEAQQRSQQAAQEFYDTAKSAFSDVIMGAESFSDALSGVLKKLGELALNSAFDGLFGRSSATSSGGWVANAFKAIGFASGGYTGAGGKYEPAGVVHKGEYVFDADAVRKAGGPAGLDAMRKRLKGYSSGGYVGPSAPRMPDVSKAASSKAAATQINYSPVIDARGADVEAVSRLQNAIAQDRKTLEAKVIGIVKGARARGVKI; translated from the coding sequence ATGGCAACCGATCTTGAACGGCTCGTCGTGCAGCTTTCGGCTGATATTAAAGGATATCAGCGCGAGATGCAGAAGGCCGCGACTGTGACCAGTTCACAGGCCCGCGCCATCGAGAACCGCCTGAAGAAAATGGACGGCCGGTTCTCGGCGCTTGGTACATCGATGGCGCGGGGCCTCATTGCACCCCTTGCCGGGATCTCGGCTGCGCTGACGGTGGATTCCGTCATCCATTATGCCGACGCCTGGACCAGCGCCAAGAACAGTCTGGCGGTGGCCGGTGTTGTTGGCGTCAGTCAGGTCGCGGTCCTCGACCAGATTTACAACTCGGCCCAACGCAATGCCGCGCCGATTGGTGCCATGGCCGATCTGTTCGGCAAGGCGGCGCAATCCGGCGATGCGCTTGGTGCGTCTCAGGCCGATCTGCTCAAATTCACCGATGGTGTCGGCACGGCTTTGAAGATCGAGGGCAAGTCTGCCACGCAAGCGCAGGGCGCGCTGACACAGCTCGGCCAGCTTCTCGGCTCGACCCGCGTCCAGGCAGAAGAATTCAACTCTGTCAACGAAGGGGCGCGGCCGATCCTGATTGCGGTTGCCAATGGTCTCAGTGCTGCCGGTGGTTCTGTCAGCAAGCTCAAGCAATTGGTCAACGATGGGGCGGTGTCCAATCGGGACTTTTTCCAGTCGTTCCTGAAGGGATTGCCGACCATTCAGGGGATGGCGGCCAATGCCACCCAGACGATTGAACAGGGCGTGACCAAGGTGAACAACGCTTTCACCCGCTATATCGGCCAGACGGATGAAAGCCTCGGTGCATCCCAGCGGTTGGTGGCCGGCTTGAATGCCTTGGCTAACGATTTCGAACACACGGCTGATGTCGTGCTGAAGCTCGCCTCTGTCATTGCTGCTGCCCTGGTTGGCCGGTCGATTGCTCTGATGATTGCCAATCTTGGCCTGGCCACAGCTGCCGTCACGCGCCTGATCGCGGCGTTGCGGGCTGCATCGTCCATGGCCAGCATTGCGACCGCCATCAGCGGCATCGGTGCGGCAGCCGGTCCGCTTGGTTTGATCATTGGTGGAACGGTCGTCGGTGCGCTTGCGCTGTTTTCCTCGTCGTCGGCAGAAGCCAGTCAGGCGGCAAAGACCTATGCGCAGGCGCTCGCCCAGGTGCAGGAGCGCGCCAAGGAGGCGGCAACCAGCGTCGAAGGTGCGGCCAACTCGATCAGCGAGCGGACCCGCAACGCGCTTTCAGGCGGCGTCGACGAGGGGAAAGCCAATATCGAGGCGGCAAAGACAGCCGTGCTCGATCTCTTCACCCAGATCATCGACAACGCGCCACGCCGCCTTATCACTGAGGACCAGCTGAAGTCGCTTTCGGATCTGCGCGATGGTTTGAAGGATGGCAAGGTCACCGCGGCCGGTGCCAGCGACGCACTCTATGCGCTCGCCAATTCCAACCCCAAATTCCAGAAATTGGCCGATCAGCTTGCACCACTGCTCGACAGGCTGAAAGAGGCGGTTGCCGCAACGGCGCTTTTGCAAAAGCAGCTTGGCAATGTCTCGACCATCGATCCGAAGGTGGCAGCGGGCTATGGTCAGTATTCGAAGTCGCGCCAACAGGGCGAGGAGATGCTGCGGCTGGGCAAGGCTTATGCTGACGAAGCGCAGCGGCAGAACACGCTGTCGAAGGATCAGCTGGCGGTCGAGAAAGAGATCGCCAAGATCAAGGCCGATCTGCAAAAGAATGGCGGCTATCTGCCTGACGATCAGATCCGCAAGCTGGCGCAGTCGAATGTGACGGCCGACAACCAGCGGTCCAGTTCGTCCGACAAAAAGACCAGCGTGCCGAGAGCGACGGCAGATGACCGGCTGGATATGGATATCCAGTCGATCCGGGATCGCACGGCAGCTCTGGTCGAAGAACAGGCGGCGGTTGGGCAATCCTACCGTGAGCAGGAAAAGCGCCGCATGGCGCTCGATCTCGAACAGCAGGCGCTCCAGGATGCGCGTGAAGAGGCCCGGCGCAACAATGATGAGAACTGGCGCACGGTCCAGCTGACGCCTGAACAGATCGCCAAGATCAATGCCGCCTCCGAAGCTTATGCCGAGCAGGCCGATATTCTACGTAAGGTCGAAGAAGCCCAGCAGCGGTCGCAACAGGCAGCACAAGAGTTTTACGATACCGCCAAATCCGCATTCTCGGATGTGATCATGGGGGCGGAAAGCTTTAGCGATGCCCTGTCCGGCGTTCTCAAGAAGCTGGGCGAGTTGGCCTTGAACAGTGCGTTTGACGGCCTGTTCGGCAGATCGTCCGCGACCAGTAGTGGTGGGTGGGTGGCCAATGCCTTCAAGGCCATTGGCTTTGCCTCTGGGGGCTATACCGGGGCGGGGGGCAAATATGAGCCTGCCGGTGTCGTGCATAAAGGCGAATATGTCTTTGATGCCGATGCTGTCCGCAAGGCTGGCGGGCCTGCTGGCCTGGACGCCATGCGCAAGCGGCTCAAGGGCTATTCCAGCGGTGGCTATGTCGGGCCGAGTGCGCCTCGCATGCCGGATGTGTCTAAGGCGGCGTCCAGCAAAGCAGCCGCTACCCAGATCAACTACTCACCGGTCATTGATGCTCGTGGGGCGGATGTTGAGGCGGTCAGTCGCTTGCAGAATGCGATTGCCCAGGATCGCAAGACCCTTGAAGCCAAAGTGATCGGGATCGTGAAAGGCGCGCGGGCAAGGGGTGTGAAGATATGA
- a CDS encoding lysozyme inhibitor LprI family protein: protein MAKSDIENMLEWKKRRGQSGSSFMMAYDLQRLSVLWRSKAEYAAEFADFIPMRLVTIIEVFTREAIRELIEEGSPYLEKAEALSKGARLDFALLAGLQGRKVSIGDLIAHTVSINEPGRIVAYLSALIPDFVQRLKVSHPRWIEEREEWPLDPIISDYDLMMANLSSLFTVRHIVTHELPSEPAFQTSQIDGFLRAAGEFIEAADWVLVETLRDAVPRTQTEINAQAGASLAAHEREMDDIITSIKERGELDVNLFDKAQEAWEFYATKEAELHASLVAGGSMYSSVWSSAKQEETRRRLDTLRWWMERQEGEL from the coding sequence ATGGCGAAATCCGATATTGAAAATATGCTGGAATGGAAAAAGCGCCGCGGGCAGTCCGGTTCTAGTTTTATGATGGCCTATGACCTACAAAGGCTTAGTGTTTTGTGGAGGTCTAAAGCGGAATACGCCGCAGAGTTTGCCGATTTTATACCTATGCGGCTCGTCACGATCATCGAAGTATTTACAAGAGAGGCTATCCGCGAACTCATCGAAGAGGGATCTCCTTATTTGGAGAAGGCAGAAGCGCTTTCTAAAGGTGCTAGGTTGGATTTCGCGTTGCTGGCGGGTCTCCAAGGGCGAAAGGTATCCATCGGAGATCTCATCGCTCACACTGTGTCCATCAATGAACCCGGTCGTATTGTTGCTTATCTCTCTGCATTGATCCCCGATTTCGTTCAGCGGCTCAAAGTTTCTCATCCTAGATGGATCGAAGAGAGAGAGGAATGGCCGTTAGACCCAATCATCTCCGACTACGATTTGATGATGGCGAATCTGTCTAGCCTATTCACCGTGCGTCATATTGTAACCCATGAACTTCCGAGCGAACCGGCATTTCAAACGTCACAGATTGATGGTTTCCTAAGGGCAGCGGGGGAGTTCATTGAGGCGGCTGACTGGGTGCTCGTGGAAACGTTGCGGGATGCTGTGCCTAGGACGCAGACTGAAATAAATGCCCAAGCCGGGGCTTCTTTGGCTGCTCATGAAAGGGAAATGGATGATATTATCACGTCTATTAAGGAGCGCGGCGAATTAGACGTCAACTTGTTTGACAAGGCTCAAGAAGCTTGGGAATTTTACGCAACTAAAGAGGCTGAATTGCATGCCTCTCTTGTTGCAGGAGGATCAATGTACTCTTCGGTCTGGTCCAGCGCCAAGCAAGAAGAAACACGCCGCCGATTGGACACGCTCCGCTGGTGGATGGAGAGACAAGAGGGAGAGTTATGA
- a CDS encoding gene transfer agent family protein — protein sequence MRNAELTLTWADGDYTFRLGWGELEGLQEACDAGPYVILDRLQTSTWRVGDISHVIRFGLIGGGKSPVEALTLVRKWVEARPPAENLLFAQAILTAGIVGAPDEKPGEPDAANQEGAMPSTTFPTES from the coding sequence ATGAGGAATGCCGAGCTGACATTGACCTGGGCGGATGGGGATTACACCTTCCGTCTCGGCTGGGGTGAGTTGGAAGGATTGCAGGAAGCCTGCGATGCCGGGCCGTATGTGATCCTCGACCGGCTCCAGACCAGCACCTGGCGCGTCGGGGACATCTCCCATGTGATCCGCTTTGGCCTGATCGGCGGCGGCAAGTCGCCGGTCGAGGCGCTTACTCTGGTGCGCAAATGGGTTGAGGCCCGCCCGCCCGCTGAAAATCTGCTGTTTGCCCAGGCGATTCTGACAGCTGGCATCGTCGGCGCGCCGGATGAAAAGCCGGGGGAGCCAGACGCGGCAAATCAGGAGGGGGCGATGCCCTCGACGACCTTCCCAACGGAAAGTTGA
- a CDS encoding phage tail tube protein yields MAQATTMRGGKIRVLLGNSATPIVYSAPCGFTQRSVSLDKGLEESSIPDCDDPDTVDWVGRDASSLSMSISGEGVLAQESVETWLDAWEDIDSIPVKVEWEFPAKTITWTGRMHVEKFEGAGDNGKRATASISMQSDGKMTRVVAQK; encoded by the coding sequence ATGGCACAAGCAACCACCATGCGTGGCGGGAAGATCCGTGTTCTGCTCGGAAATTCCGCCACCCCTATCGTCTATTCCGCCCCTTGCGGCTTTACCCAGCGGTCGGTGTCGCTCGACAAGGGTCTGGAAGAAAGCTCTATCCCTGACTGCGATGATCCCGATACCGTCGACTGGGTCGGTCGCGATGCCTCGTCGCTCTCCATGTCGATCTCAGGCGAGGGTGTTCTGGCGCAGGAAAGCGTTGAGACCTGGCTCGATGCTTGGGAAGACATCGACAGCATTCCGGTCAAGGTCGAATGGGAGTTCCCGGCCAAGACCATCACCTGGACCGGCCGCATGCATGTCGAGAAGTTCGAAGGTGCTGGCGACAACGGCAAGCGCGCCACGGCCAGCATCTCGATGCAGAGCGACGGCAAGATGACCCGCGTGGTTGCCCAGAAATGA
- a CDS encoding DUF3168 domain-containing protein: MSEDAAHELQVAIVTCLKADADVAALIAGRVYDRVPQGVSLPYVSFGPTQELPEDADGLDLSDLFIQLSVWSDDPGFAEGRRIAKAIVAALSGDMLSLNDNALVYLELDGRRDLRDPDGLTTHIALTFRAGIENH, encoded by the coding sequence ATGAGCGAAGATGCGGCCCATGAATTACAGGTGGCGATTGTTACCTGCCTGAAAGCCGATGCTGATGTGGCCGCCTTGATTGCCGGTCGCGTCTACGACCGGGTACCGCAGGGTGTGAGCCTGCCTTATGTGTCCTTCGGTCCCACCCAGGAACTGCCCGAGGATGCCGATGGGCTGGACCTGTCCGACCTGTTCATCCAGTTGAGCGTCTGGTCGGACGATCCTGGCTTTGCCGAGGGGCGGCGGATTGCCAAGGCAATCGTTGCGGCGCTGTCCGGCGATATGCTGTCTCTCAATGACAATGCGCTTGTCTATCTCGAACTGGATGGCCGGCGCGATCTGCGCGACCCGGATGGATTGACCACGCATATTGCGCTGACCTTCCGGGCCGGCATCGAAAATCACTGA
- a CDS encoding HK97 gp10 family phage protein, which yields MSKILNLAKLDRKLKRLPDMAKADIKAGMEAAADGVVAMMKNLVAVEDGTLRDSIGWTWGKVPKGSGIVAAVKSQMGNDLSITIYAGSTEAYYARWVEYGTAPHKNGGMYAGSENPGTRARPFFYVSWRASKKSAKRMVRKAVRTAARKVAAS from the coding sequence ATGAGCAAGATCCTCAATCTGGCAAAACTGGACAGAAAACTAAAACGCTTGCCCGATATGGCCAAAGCCGACATCAAGGCCGGCATGGAAGCAGCTGCCGATGGTGTCGTTGCCATGATGAAGAACCTTGTTGCGGTCGAGGACGGCACGTTGCGCGACAGTATCGGCTGGACCTGGGGCAAGGTGCCAAAAGGGTCGGGCATTGTGGCTGCGGTCAAATCGCAGATGGGCAATGATCTCTCGATCACCATCTATGCCGGCAGCACCGAGGCCTATTATGCCCGCTGGGTGGAATATGGCACGGCACCCCACAAGAACGGCGGCATGTATGCCGGATCAGAAAACCCCGGCACCAGGGCGCGGCCGTTCTTTTATGTGTCCTGGCGGGCCAGCAAAAAGTCAGCCAAACGAATGGTGCGCAAAGCCGTTCGGACCGCAGCGCGAAAGGTGGCGGCCTCATGA
- a CDS encoding head-tail adaptor protein — protein sequence MASKRTTGDLKHFVIFEQRDEIDRGDGVTVASWIERYCCRAGFVHLRGGETVMADRLQGEHSQVIFVRDCSEAREVETEWRIRDLDTQRTFNVRDITQGEWTDDDRRWIDFLCQSGGVAG from the coding sequence ATGGCGAGCAAGAGAACGACGGGTGACCTGAAACACTTTGTCATCTTCGAGCAGCGTGACGAGATCGACCGGGGCGACGGCGTCACGGTTGCGTCTTGGATTGAGCGCTATTGTTGTCGTGCGGGTTTTGTCCATCTTCGTGGTGGCGAGACCGTGATGGCGGATCGGCTGCAAGGCGAGCATTCGCAAGTGATTTTTGTGCGCGATTGCAGCGAGGCGAGGGAGGTCGAAACTGAGTGGCGCATTCGCGATCTCGATACGCAGCGCACCTTCAATGTCCGGGATATCACCCAGGGTGAATGGACTGACGACGACCGGCGCTGGATCGATTTCCTCTGCCAAAGTGGCGGGGTGGCTGGATGA
- a CDS encoding head-tail connector protein, with product MSWYAATVTAKADDLPVTVATVKERCGIDTAHDDAILQMMIEEVVAVVEQTCNLSVIPKTLVAQCDTWADLERLPDGPVKPGSKPIITYTSPDGGEVVLDPSLYRLKSDGLTLGLFPNRSWPPAHRGAPVTVTYEVGFAELPFDLRLGFIMRVAEIYGRPENREADAVTDFDRLLVNWRRGA from the coding sequence ATGAGCTGGTATGCCGCGACAGTCACGGCGAAAGCGGACGATCTGCCGGTCACGGTCGCGACCGTCAAAGAGCGCTGCGGCATCGATACCGCCCATGATGATGCGATCCTGCAAATGATGATCGAAGAAGTCGTCGCGGTTGTCGAGCAGACCTGCAATCTGTCGGTCATCCCGAAAACCCTGGTGGCACAATGCGACACCTGGGCCGATCTGGAGCGCCTGCCGGATGGACCGGTGAAGCCGGGAAGTAAGCCCATCATCACCTACACATCGCCGGATGGTGGGGAAGTTGTCCTCGATCCCTCGCTGTATCGGCTCAAATCCGATGGGCTGACGCTTGGCTTGTTTCCGAACCGATCCTGGCCGCCAGCCCATCGCGGTGCGCCCGTGACCGTCACCTATGAGGTCGGCTTTGCCGAACTGCCGTTTGATCTGCGCCTCGGCTTTATCATGCGTGTCGCCGAAATCTACGGGCGGCCGGAAAACCGCGAGGCGGACGCGGTGACGGACTTTGACCGGCTGCTGGTCAACTGGCGGCGGGGTGCGTGA